The window TCGTCCGCGTCGTCGTCCGCTTCATTGTCCGCGGGGCGCGAAAGGGTCGAGGCCATGGCTGTCTCTCGATGGAAGCAGGAAGCGGCATGGTCTGAACGAACCGTAGCTGCCATGGCAGAGCTGGGCCCCAGCAGCGGCGGATGTGCTGCATCCGGCGTCGATGGCCGTGGCTAGGAGAAAGGAAGCAGCGGGGCTTGGGGTCGTGAGCGGCAGGACGGCCATGCAGCGGCAGGTCAAAGTGGCGTCGAACGGGGCTCTGCTGGAAGGGGTCCTGAGCTTGCCGGTGCCGGCCGCGGGCCTGGTGCTGTTCGCCCATGGCAGCGGCAGCAGCCGCCTCAGCCGCCGTAACCGCTCCGTGGCCGACGTCCTGGTGGATGCAGGGTTGGCCACGCTCCTGTTCGATCTGCTCACCGCCGACGAGGAGCGCATCGATGAGCTCGATCGCTCCCTGCGCTTCGACATCGCCCTGCTGGGCCGACGACTGATCGGGGCCATCGACTGGGTGGGCCGCCAGCCGGAACTGAGGGACCTGCCGATCGGGCTCTTCGGTGCCAGCACAGGCGCCGCTGCGGCCCTGGTGGCGGCGGCGGCACGCCCGGAGCCGGTGGCCGCCGTGGTGTCGCGGGGCGGCCGTCCCGATCTGGCGCCTGCCGCCCTGCCGCTGGTGGCCTGCCCCACCTGTCTGATCGTCGGAGGCCTGGACTTCGAGGTGCTCCAGCTCAACCGCCAGTCCGCGAGGCGGCTCACGGCCCTCCACGCCCTTCAGGTGGTTCCGGGAGCCACCCACCTTTTCGAGGAGCCAGGTGCCTTGGAGCAGGCCGCCCATCTGGCCTGCGTCTGGTTCCTGGACCACCTGGCCGGGGCCAGGACCGAAGCCCTCTCCTGATCTGTTCACTCTCTCCTGCCGCCATGGTGCTCCGACCTCCCCTCTGGACCAGTCGCCACGAGGCGGGCCTCGCCCTGGCCGAAGCTTTCACCGATCGTCGGGGCCTCCGAGCTGACACCACCCTGGTGGCCCTCCCCAGGGGCGGGGTGCCGGTGGCGGCCGCGATGGCTGCTCAGCTGGAGCTGCCTCTGGTGACCTGGTCGGTGCGCAAGGTCGCCGATCCCAGCAGGCCCGAGCTGGCGGTCGGGGCCGTCGCTGCCGGTGGGGTGGTGGTCTGGCGCAACGGGGAGCGGGCGCTGCGCCGGGCCACCACGGCAACACGGCAAGGCTGGCTGCGGGACCAGGAGCTGGAACTGGAACGGCGGCAGCGCCTTTTCGGCGACCCGCCCGGCGATGAGCTTCGCGGCCGGCACCTGATCGTGGTGGACGACGGCATCGCCACCGGCATGACGGTGAAGGCCGCTCTGTTGTCCCTGCGTCGGGTGCAACCGGCCTCCATGGCCCTGGCGGTACCGGTGGTCGATCGGGAGGTCGCGGATGAACTGGGCCGCCTGGTGGAACGGATGGAGGCCCTGGCCGTCGTCAGCGACCTTCAGGCCGTGGGGATGTGGTACGAGCACTTCGAGCAGCTCAGCGACCGGCAGGTGCTCGCCCTCCTGCAGGCATGCCGGGCCAGGATGCGATCATCCGTACCTGCGCCACCGGTGAGCGGCCCATGACCCTGGGGGAATCCGACGGCGCCCTGGTGTCCATCGCCGAGGCGTTCGATCTTCCCGGCCCGATCCGCAGCCTCGAACCCCTCGGCAGCGGCAACGTCAACGAGAGCTTCGTCGTCGTCTGTGACGGCACGCCTGAGCGCCGGTTCGTCCTGCAGCGCCTGAACAGCCGGGTGTTTCCGCGCCCCGATCTGGTGATGGCCAACATGCTCGCCCTCGGGGAGCATGTCGATCGACGCCTCGCCCAGGGCTGCGCCCTCCTTGGGCAGCGGCGCTGGGAGGTTCCCCGGGTGGTGCTCTCCCGCGGCGACCAGCGGCCCTGGGTGGAGCGGGATGATGGCTTCTGGCGTCTGATCACCTTCATCGAATCCTCCCGGAGTTTCGATCGGGTGACCACTGCCGTCCAGGCCCGGGAGGTGGGCGTCGGTCTGGGTGTGTTCCACCATCTGATCAGTGACCTGTCACCGGAGGGGCTGGCCGACACCCTCGAGGGCTTCCACGTCACCCCCAGGTATCTGGAGCAGTACGACGCGGTGCTGGCTGCCACGACGGCCGCGGCGGGGAGCGAGGTGAACGATTGCCGGGCCTTCGTGGAGGAGCGCCGGTGCTTCGCGTCGGTGCTGGAGGCGGCCAGGGCCAGCGGCCGCCTCCAGATTCGCCCCATCCACGGGGATCCCAAAGTCAGCAACGTGATGCTGGAGGCCAGCTCCGGCCGGGCCGTGGCCCTGGTGGATCTCGATACGGTGAAGCCCGGGCTGATCCATTACGACATCGGCGACTGCCTGCGCTCCTGCTGCAACCCCCTGGGGGAGGAGACGGCGGAACTGGAGGCCGTCCGTTTCGATGTCGACCTCTGCCGCGCACTATTGGGCGGCTACCTCTCCGCCGCGTCAGGTTTTCTCTCCGAAGCCGACTACGACCATCTCTATGACGCGATCCGCCTGATCAGCTTCGAGCTCGGCCTGCGTTTCTTCACCGACCACCTGGCCGGCAACGTCTATTTCCGGACGGAGCGGCCTGACCACAACCTGCAACGGGCCCTGGTGCAGTTCCGGCTGACGGCCAGCATCGAGGCCCAGGAGCTGCCGATCCTCGCGGTGATCGACGACCTCAGGGCTGGCTGCGCCAGCCGCCTCTGATGCCCCGCCACCCGTTCGAGCTCCGCCCCTTCGGGGTCGACGGCCCCGCTCCGGACCTGTGGCTGGGGGGTGAGATCAGCCGGGAGGGGGACCTGCTGGGGCTCCGTTACCGGCTGGACGGCGCGATCGAGACGCTGCAGCTGCCGCCACCGGCGTCCTCCCCCACGCGGCGGGACGGACTCTGGACGACGACCTGCTTCGAGTGCTTCTGGGGCCTCGAGGGGGAGCGGCCCTACTGGGAACTGAATCTGTCCCCGGCCGGCCACTGGAACCTCTACCGGCTGGAGGACTACCGGCTGGGGCTGCGGCAAGAGCCCGGCTACGACCGGCCCCTGCACCGGGTCAGCCAGGAGGATGGCGTCCTGTCGATGGAGCTGGATCTGCCGCTGCCGGCCCCGATCTCCCCCGAGGCCCGCCTGCAGGTGGCGATTGCCGCCGTGATCGAGGATCGCCGCGGCCAGCTGAGCTACTGGGCCCTGGCCCATCCGGGGGCAGAGCCTGATTTCCACCGCCGGGATGCCTTCCTGCTGCGGCTCTGAATCAGGTCCGCCGGCTCAGGGCTGTGCGGTGCCAGGGTCGTCCCCGGCGGCGTGGTAGCTGCTGCGCACCAGCGGACCACTGCGCACCTGGGCAAACCCCATGGCGCGGGCGATGGCGCCCAGCTGCTCGAACTCCTCCGGTGTCCAGTAACGGGCCACGGGGATGTGGGCCAGGGAGGGGCGCAGGTACTGACCCAGGGTGAGGCGCTGGCAGCCAGCGGCCCGCAGGTGTTCCAGGGTGGCCACCACTTCCACAGCTGTTTCGCCGAGACCCAGCATCAGCCCCGACTTGGTGGGAATCCCCGGCGCCAGTTCCCGGGCCGCCGCCAGCAGCTCCAGCGAACGGCCATAGGTGGCACCGCGGCGCACCTCCCCCTGCAGGCGCTCCACCGTCTCCAGATTGTGGTTGAAACACACCGGAGCGGCGGCAAGCACGGCAGCCAGCCTTTGGCGCTGGGCCCGGCGGCCGCGTTCGGGTTCGGCGTGGCCCCCCCAGAAATCGGGGGTGAGCACCTCGATCAGCACCTGCGGATCGCGGCGGCGAATCGCCCTGATGGCGGCGGTGAACAGGCTGGCGCCGTGGTCGGCCAGGTCGTCGCGGGCCACGGCGGTGAGCACCACATAGCGCAGGTTGAGCACCTGCACCGCCTCCGCCACGCGCTCAGCTTCGCCCGTGTCGAGGGGCAGCGGCGCCCTGCCCTTGTCCACCTGGCAGAAGGCGCAGCTGCGGGTGCAGATCGGTCCCCCCAGCAGGAAGGTGGCCGTGCCGGCGGCGTAGCACTCGCCACGGTTGGGACAGCGTCCTTCCTCGCAGATGGTGTGCAACCGCTGCTCCCGGACCACACCTTGAACCCGTTCGGTGGCCGAGACCTCCCCCAGGGGGCGACGGATCCACTCCGGCAGCCGCTGCGTGGGGGGGATGGCGCTGTAGCGGCTGGTGGGTCGCATCGCTGGCAGGTCAACCGCTGGCAAGGTGCCCCGAACGGCACTCCAGAGCGGCAGAACCAGACAATAGGGGCATCGCCGCGGCCAGGGATCTGCCTGCGAGGGTTGCTCCCTCAGGTCAGCAGGAGCCGGTCGATGAAGCCTCCCCAGCTCAGGCCCCGGCCTTCCTGGCCGAACAGGTGCCGGCGTTCCCGGTCATCGAGCCGGGGCTGTCCGACGCTGTTCAGCAGCCGGTCGAATTCGGCGGGTTCCAGCTGGTCATTGCCATCGGCATCCACCGGTTGCAGGTCGGTGAGCAGCCGCTCGCGCCCCTCCGACAGGCGGCGCAGCCGCAGCATCAGTTCGGCGAACTCGTCCCCATCCACCTGGCCATCGCCATCGAGATCCATGTCCTTGACCACCTCCTCCAGCAGCAGCGCCGGGGGCAGGGGAGACGGGCTCCTGTGTGGAGTGCCAGGTTGTCGCTGCTCCAGCCCTTCGGCCAGCTCCGCCACGCTGAGGCTGCCGCTGCCGCTGGGAGACAGGCGCGAGGGGGAGCAGCGCCAGCTGGCGCTCCCCGGCCAAGGCCCGGCTCAGTTGGCGGCGGAACTCCGACAGCAGAGCTGTCGCCACAACGAACCGCTGGCGATGCTCCTCAGGGGTGAGCACCGAATGCAGGGCAACCGGCAGAAGGGAGGGGAGCGCCCGGCGCACCACCGCGAACGTGGCCAGGGTGGCCACGATGAACGGCAGCGTCAGCACGGGCAGCCCTGGGCTGGCGAAGGCCGGTGCCACGGCAGGTGCCACAAGGCTGGATCCCGCGGCGGCGACAAGGGCGATCAGAATGCTGCCCCCGGTGGTGGCGTAGAAGGTGCCGCCGAGGGCAATGGCGGTGAGGATGTCGTTGTAGCTGCCCACCAAGGCGCCGTTGAAGCCATAGATGCCATTGCGCCGCGCGCCCCGATCGCAGCCGATCGCCTTGGCGTTGAGGTTCGCCGTGGCCACACCCAGGGCTGCGAACAGACCCATGACGGGCGTCTGTGCCAGTAGAGCCAGCAACAGCAGCAGGCCACTGATCGGGTTGTTGATGAAGATCACCTGGCCCAGGCTGCGCAGGGCGGTGGGCAGGGCGGTGCCGAAGCGGCGTCGTTCCCATCGCTGCGTCAGGTGCGGCAGGGTGCCTGCGGTCGGCAACCAGGCCAGGCGTTTCGGCGCGTCCGAGGCCTCGACGAAGGTGGCCAGCAGATCGAAGGCCTGGCCGGGATGGTCCCCCTGCGAGCGCGTCATTCCATCCGGCGGCGTCCTTCGAACGCCCGTGCCAGGGTCACCTCGTCGGCGTACTCCAGTTCGCCACCCACCGGCAACCCGTAGGCGATGCGGGTGACGCTGGTGAAGGGTTTGAGCAGCCGGGCCAGGTAGAGGCTGGTGGTGTCCCCCTCCACGCTGGGGGTGAGGGCCAGGATCACCTCGATCGCCCCCTCCCGGTCGACCCTCTCCACCAGCGGCTGGATCTGCAGCAGCTCCGGACCGATGCCATCCATCGGCGAGATCAGTCCGCCCAGCACGTGGTAGAGGCCATGAAATTCGCGGCTGCGTTCCATCGCCAGCAGGTCGCGGGAATCGGCCACCACACAGATCTGGCCGTTGCGCCGCTCCTCGTTGCGGCAGATCTCGCAGAACTCCTCAGCGGAAAGATGGAAACAGCGACGGCATTGCCCCACCTGGCTGCGGGCCGCCAGCAGGGCATCAGCGAAGCTGCGGATCTGTTCTTCCGGCTGGCGCAGGAGGTGCAGGGCCAGCCGCTGCGCCGTGCGGGGCCCGATGCCCGGCAGGCGTTCGAACTGGTCGATCAGCCGGGCCAGGGGTCGGGTGAAACCGCTCAGCGAACCGGCCGCAGGTGGGCTGAATCTAGGCGGCCCGCTCGCGCCGGGCAGGGCGCCGGGTGAGGATGGCAGCGGCTCTCGCCAGCTCCCCTGCCCCGCCCCGTGCCATGGGTTTCCCTGCCACCCACCCGCCCGTTCCCCCCGCCGCCCCGGGGCGCTCCCGTTGGGGCGGATCTCTGGTCGCGGGCCTGATGCTGAGCCTGTTGCTGGTGGGCTGCAGCGCCGCCGCCGCGGGTCTGAATTCCTTCCAGAGCCCGGATGGCCGCTACGCCTTCCTCTATCCCACCGGCTGGACCCGGGTCCAGGTCAGCAATGGTCCCCAGGTGGTTTTCCACGACCTGATCAACAGCGACGAAACCCTCAGCCTTGTGGTGTCCGAGGTCACCCCCGACCGGGATCTCAGCCAGCTGGGCAGCGCCGTCGAGGTGGGCGAGACCCTGCGCCGCAGCGTCATCTCTCCGGAAGGCAGCGGCCGGGACGCTGAACTGGTGGAGGCCCATGAGCGCGAGCAGGGCGGCCGCACCTATTACGACCTGGAGTACACGGTCCATCTGGCCGACCGGGATCGCCACGAACTCGCCACCGTGGTGGTGGATCGCGGCCGGCTCTACACCTTTGCCGCCAGCACCAACGAAGCCCGCTGGAACAAGGTGAAGGACCTGTTCGCCGTCGTGATCGGCTCCTTCACGCTGCAGATCTAGGGGTGTCCGCCCCCTGCCGGCTGACCATCGTCGGGGGCGGGCTGGCCGGCAGCCTGCTGGCCCTGGAGCTGGCGGAGCGGGGTCTGGCGGTGACCCTGATCGATGCGGAGGAGGCCACGGCCACGGCCCTCAGCTACGGCGGAGTGGCCTGGTGGGCCGGGGCTCCGGGGACCCTGGGACCGCTGCT is drawn from Cyanobium sp. AMD-g and contains these coding sequences:
- a CDS encoding dienelactone hydrolase family protein, which translates into the protein MSGRTAMQRQVKVASNGALLEGVLSLPVPAAGLVLFAHGSGSSRLSRRNRSVADVLVDAGLATLLFDLLTADEERIDELDRSLRFDIALLGRRLIGAIDWVGRQPELRDLPIGLFGASTGAAAALVAAAARPEPVAAVVSRGGRPDLAPAALPLVACPTCLIVGGLDFEVLQLNRQSARRLTALHALQVVPGATHLFEEPGALEQAAHLACVWFLDHLAGARTEALS
- a CDS encoding phosphoribosyltransferase encodes the protein MVLRPPLWTSRHEAGLALAEAFTDRRGLRADTTLVALPRGGVPVAAAMAAQLELPLVTWSVRKVADPSRPELAVGAVAAGGVVVWRNGERALRRATTATRQGWLRDQELELERRQRLFGDPPGDELRGRHLIVVDDGIATGMTVKAALLSLRRVQPASMALAVPVVDREVADELGRLVERMEALAVVSDLQAVGMWYEHFEQLSDRQVLALLQACRARMRSSVPAPPVSGP
- the lipA gene encoding lipoyl synthase; this encodes MRPTSRYSAIPPTQRLPEWIRRPLGEVSATERVQGVVREQRLHTICEEGRCPNRGECYAAGTATFLLGGPICTRSCAFCQVDKGRAPLPLDTGEAERVAEAVQVLNLRYVVLTAVARDDLADHGASLFTAAIRAIRRRDPQVLIEVLTPDFWGGHAEPERGRRAQRQRLAAVLAAAPVCFNHNLETVERLQGEVRRGATYGRSLELLAAARELAPGIPTKSGLMLGLGETAVEVVATLEHLRAAGCQRLTLGQYLRPSLAHIPVARYWTPEEFEQLGAIARAMGFAQVRSGPLVRSSYHAAGDDPGTAQP
- the psbP gene encoding photosystem II reaction center PsbP, producing MLSLLLVGCSAAAAGLNSFQSPDGRYAFLYPTGWTRVQVSNGPQVVFHDLINSDETLSLVVSEVTPDRDLSQLGSAVEVGETLRRSVISPEGSGRDAELVEAHEREQGGRTYYDLEYTVHLADRDRHELATVVVDRGRLYTFAASTNEARWNKVKDLFAVVIGSFTLQI
- a CDS encoding DOMON-like domain-containing protein; this encodes MPRHPFELRPFGVDGPAPDLWLGGEISREGDLLGLRYRLDGAIETLQLPPPASSPTRRDGLWTTTCFECFWGLEGERPYWELNLSPAGHWNLYRLEDYRLGLRQEPGYDRPLHRVSQEDGVLSMELDLPLPAPISPEARLQVAIAAVIEDRRGQLSYWALAHPGAEPDFHRRDAFLLRL
- the recR gene encoding recombination mediator RecR, with protein sequence MIDQFERLPGIGPRTAQRLALHLLRQPEEQIRSFADALLAARSQVGQCRRCFHLSAEEFCEICRNEERRNGQICVVADSRDLLAMERSREFHGLYHVLGGLISPMDGIGPELLQIQPLVERVDREGAIEVILALTPSVEGDTTSLYLARLLKPFTSVTRIAYGLPVGGELEYADEVTLARAFEGRRRME
- a CDS encoding phosphotransferase enzyme family protein, which gives rise to MPGQDAIIRTCATGERPMTLGESDGALVSIAEAFDLPGPIRSLEPLGSGNVNESFVVVCDGTPERRFVLQRLNSRVFPRPDLVMANMLALGEHVDRRLAQGCALLGQRRWEVPRVVLSRGDQRPWVERDDGFWRLITFIESSRSFDRVTTAVQAREVGVGLGVFHHLISDLSPEGLADTLEGFHVTPRYLEQYDAVLAATTAAAGSEVNDCRAFVEERRCFASVLEAARASGRLQIRPIHGDPKVSNVMLEASSGRAVALVDLDTVKPGLIHYDIGDCLRSCCNPLGEETAELEAVRFDVDLCRALLGGYLSAASGFLSEADYDHLYDAIRLISFELGLRFFTDHLAGNVYFRTERPDHNLQRALVQFRLTASIEAQELPILAVIDDLRAGCASRL